In Cumulibacter soli, the genomic window CGCGCTACTCGTTCGCAATGATGCTGAACCGGTGACCGTGCCCGCGTTCACCACGCGTGTGGTGGACACGACCGGTTGTGGGGACTCGTTCAACTCCGGGATGATGACGGGGATCCTCATCGGCTGCAGCGCTGAGGACGCCGCGTTGATCGGCTGCGCCTGTGGCGCGTTGGTGGCTTCGGGTTTGGGCTCGGATGCCGGGATCACCGACCTCGACGGCGTCCTGGCCGTCATCGCCGGTGAGAACGCCGATGCCGCCGCGCGCATTTCGGCGCGGCTAACCGAACGGAGCACCCGATGAGCGAGCACGATGTACTGGCCTCGCGTTGCCGCGATATCGCCGAGCGCGGCGTGGCGCTCGGCGGCGCCGGGAACGTCAGCATCCGGGTCGGCGACACCGTACTGATCACCCGCGCCGGGCTGCGACTCGAACGCGCCACCGCAGCGGACATGTGCGCCCTCACCTTGGATGGCGAACAACTCAGCGGTGCACGACCCTCCTCGGAGACCGGGCTGCATTTAGGGATCTATCGCCGTTCTGAGGCCCGCGCCATCGTGCACACGCATAGCCGCGTGTCCGTGGCCGTGGGCCTGGTCCTCGACGAGTTACCGCGAGTGCACTACAACATTCGACGTCTAGGCGGCCGGGTGCCGACCGTCCCGTACTACGTATTCGGTTCGGCAGAACTCGCCGACGCGGTAGGCGATCAGGTCGCGGCCGGCCACGCGTCGGTTCTCATGCGCAACCATGGATCGGTGAGTTGCGCGAGTTCGCTGGCGGAAGCGATCGAGTTCACCGAGATGACGGACTGGCTGTGCGATGTCTACCTCACGGCCCGGCAACTCGGCGAGCCCTCGGTGCTATCTGCCGAACAACTCGACGAGGTCGCCGCCCAGGCTGCGCGACTCGACTACGGATCGGCGTGACCTAAAGAATCCGCAGCCCCTCTGACCCGCCCGATCACTACGCTCGCCTTCGTCCGGATCGTCACAATTGGACGCCGCGGGTAAGTGCGCCGTCGATGACGAGGTTCGTACCGCTGATAAAACTCGCCTTATCGGAGGCGAGGAACACCACGCCGGCAGCGATCTCCTCCGGACGCGCCATCCGGCCGGTCGGGTTCAGGCCGAGTGCTGAGTCGAAAAGGGTCGGATCGCCGTTCTCGATGGATTCCCACACGCCGCCCTCGAAGTAGGTATTGCCCGGGCTGACCGTATTGGCGCGGATGCCTTCTGCCGCGAGGTTGTACGCGAGCCCCTGCGTGTAATGCACGATCGCGGCCTTCATCACACCGTACGGTCCCGCGGTGAAGTCGATCTCCCGACCGGACACACTTGAAATGGTCACGATTGACGGGCAGTTCCCGCGGCGCAAATGCGGCAGAGCGGCCTCCACCAGCCGTACCGACCCCATCATGTCGACGCTGAATGAGCTCTGCCAGTTCTCTGGCGTATCGGGGATCGCCAGCGCGCTGACATTGGCGACCACGATATCGATTCCGCCGAGTTCTGCCGCACACGACGCTACCCATGCCGTCAGCGCCTGCGGGTCGCCCACGTCCACAGCGCTACCGTGAACCCGTCCCCGCTCCGCGAGTTCGTTCTGCGCGGCGGCGACGCCGTCCGGTGTTCGGGCGCAGAACGCCACCTGCGCGCCCTCGTCCACCAAAGCCTCGACGACGGCTCGACCAATTCCGCGGGTACCGCCGGTGACGAGTGCACGACGGCCAGCGAGGTTGAGTTCCATGGCGGGTCCTCCGAACTAGTAGGTGATGGTGCCGAGCGTGCGCGCGGCCTCGCGCATCCGCTGGTGCATGCCGCCGTACGCCGAAACTTCTGGCAGCAACGATTTATCGATCTTGGTGACAGCGCTGAAGTTCGTATCGACCACGTTGGCGATCGGCACCTGCCCGATCTGTGCCACCAACTGGTAGGCATCGATCGGATCGAGACCGTACAGGTCGCCGAGCCAACCGACCATGTCAACCTGGCTGATCCGCCAGGCATCCTCGAGTGGGCGGCCCGAACCGATCACGCATAACGCGTCATCGGTTTCCAACCGTGGCCAGGCGCCGCCTCCACCCTTGATCAGATCCACGATCACGGTGACGTGCATGGCTCCCTCCACTGCGGTGCCGCACGACTCCCCCTCGCCCTGCCGGTAGTGGCCATCGCCCAACGAGAACAGCGCGCCATCGACGTTGACGCTCAAGAAACATGTGGTGCCGGCGCGCATCTGTGGCGTGTCCATATTGCCGCCGAAGGCATCAGGCACCAGCGAGGTGCGGACTTCCCGGGCCGCAGGGGCGACGCCAACAGTGCCGAGCATCGGATTGGCCGGCAGATCGAGCACCAGGTCGCTGCCCTGTGCGGCGTACCGGACGGTGTCGGTCTGGGCATCGTATTCGTAGATATAGGTGCGTTCGTCGAGTGCGGGCTGCAGCGTGGGGTTCTGCGGCGTACTCGTCAATCCGCCGAAGTATGGGATCAGCGCCGAGGCACCTTGGGTATGCGCCGGCGTCAGATCGACGATGTGGATCGCGAGCGTGTCGCCAGCCTCGGCGCCGTTGACGTAGAACGGACCGGTCTGTGGGTTCAGTTCCGTCGGGACCAGACACTCGGAGGCCTTATCGTGCAGCGAGGAAATTCGGCCGCAGTACGCATCCTGGCACCACAATTGCATGGCCGTGCCGGGATTGATCTTGAGGACAGGATCGACGCCACCGAACGTGAAGGCGTACTGATCGGGACTGGGTGCGAACGTCACGGTCTGCATCGGCGACTCCTCGAACGGTGGGCGCCGACCTCCGCCGGATCGAGCCCGTGCCTAGATCACACCCCATTTGCTCCGATCTGGCTAGTCGCCGACGTACAGCGCCTAGTCGACGACGCCTCGCGCATGAAGTGCTTCGCCGGTACGTCGTGCCTGGGAGATCATCCGAATCACCATCGGGGACAGGATCGCGCGCGGGTTGCGTTGTAGCCCGCGGGCTTTTGCGGCCATCCGAGTTTCCTGGGCGATCTGTACCGACAGCGGGATCGCGCGCAGCATCAGCGAAAAGGCCAGCGCGACCGCGTCGGGGTTCACGCCCACGCGCCGCAGCGGACGTATCGCCCGCGTGACAACGTCCAGCACCTCATCGACCGGCGTCGTCGCGGTGATCACCGTGGCCAGCACGGCCAACGCCAGCATGTCACCGCTAACCGCGAGCGCCTGTTCCCAGCCATGCTGCCAAGCCAGATACCCCGCGAGTGCGGCCATCATGACGATGAGCATCAGCAGACTGCGCAACAGCCGCCACAGCCGAATCCGAGCGAGCGCGGCGATCCCGACGGACAGTGCCAGTGCCGCTACCGCGCTCGGCCAGCCGCCGATGATGGCCAGCGCGATGCCGAGCACCAGCAACGTGCCGAGTTTTACCCCCGCCGACAGCCGGTGCATGATGCTCGAGCCGGGTTGGTACGCCCCGATCAGCACACGTCCTCCAGTACGGACGCTCGGTACCACTCCACCGCGTCGGTGGCGGGCCCGTCGTACGCAATCTGAGCGTCGGCCACCACGATTCCACGCTCGCATCGCGCGGCAAGGTCGAGATCGTGGGTGACGATGATGACCTGCTGCGGTAGGGACATCAACAAATTGCCGATCCGTCGAGCGTTTCGCAGATCCAGCAGCGTGGTCGGTTCGTCGGCGACGAGAACGTCGGGGCTCGTCGCCAGTACTCCGATCAGGGCGAGCATCTGGCGCTGCCCACCGGACAGCCCGTGCACGGTCTGGTCGGCCAAGTGATCGAGTCCGTGTTCAGCGAGGACGGCGAGCGCTGCCTCTCGCCGTTCGGTCTTACTGCGATGTGTACGCCGCAGCGACAAGGCGACGTCCTCGATCACGGTGGGCATCACGATCTGCGCGGCCGGATCGGTGAACATGAACCCGACCTTGCGGCGCGCCTTGACGCCATCGCGCACGACGTCGAGTCCATCGACCAGTACCCGCCCGGAAGTGGGCTCGATCAGGCCATTCAACAAGCGGGCGAGCGTGGATTTGCCCGATCCGTTTTCGCCGATGAGCGCGATGCGGCGCTCGGGCAAGTCGAGGGTGACCGGCTGCAGAATCGTACGTTCGGCCGTTGCGGTGGGCACGGTGACGCTGGCCCCGGCGAGGGTGATCAAGCGGCTGCCGGCCTCTTGCGTCGCGCCAGGATGTCCGGGAAGGCGCGGTGCACGGCGGTGGCGACGATGGCCATCAGTACGCATTTGATCAAGTCACCAGGCCAGAACGCCAGGTCGGCGGTGAACGACTCGGACCACGTCAGCCCCGCCCGCAGGTGCATACCGACGATTCCCATCCCGTGGCTGAGGATCGTGCCGGCCACGCCGGCGATGAAGATCGGCACGGCGCTGCGGCGCGTCAGCCGACTGACCAGGTAGCCGACGAGAGCTGCCATGAGTGGCATGGCCAGGATGTAACCGGCCGAGGGTCCGGTGATCACGGCG contains:
- a CDS encoding class II aldolase/adducin family protein — translated: MSEHDVLASRCRDIAERGVALGGAGNVSIRVGDTVLITRAGLRLERATAADMCALTLDGEQLSGARPSSETGLHLGIYRRSEARAIVHTHSRVSVAVGLVLDELPRVHYNIRRLGGRVPTVPYYVFGSAELADAVGDQVAAGHASVLMRNHGSVSCASSLAEAIEFTEMTDWLCDVYLTARQLGEPSVLSAEQLDEVAAQAARLDYGSA
- a CDS encoding SDR family NAD(P)-dependent oxidoreductase, which encodes MELNLAGRRALVTGGTRGIGRAVVEALVDEGAQVAFCARTPDGVAAAQNELAERGRVHGSAVDVGDPQALTAWVASCAAELGGIDIVVANVSALAIPDTPENWQSSFSVDMMGSVRLVEAALPHLRRGNCPSIVTISSVSGREIDFTAGPYGVMKAAIVHYTQGLAYNLAAEGIRANTVSPGNTYFEGGVWESIENGDPTLFDSALGLNPTGRMARPEEIAAGVVFLASDKASFISGTNLVIDGALTRGVQL
- a CDS encoding acetamidase/formamidase family protein; this encodes MQTVTFAPSPDQYAFTFGGVDPVLKINPGTAMQLWCQDAYCGRISSLHDKASECLVPTELNPQTGPFYVNGAEAGDTLAIHIVDLTPAHTQGASALIPYFGGLTSTPQNPTLQPALDERTYIYEYDAQTDTVRYAAQGSDLVLDLPANPMLGTVGVAPAAREVRTSLVPDAFGGNMDTPQMRAGTTCFLSVNVDGALFSLGDGHYRQGEGESCGTAVEGAMHVTVIVDLIKGGGGAWPRLETDDALCVIGSGRPLEDAWRISQVDMVGWLGDLYGLDPIDAYQLVAQIGQVPIANVVDTNFSAVTKIDKSLLPEVSAYGGMHQRMREAARTLGTITY
- a CDS encoding energy-coupling factor transporter transmembrane component T family protein, translating into MLIGAYQPGSSIMHRLSAGVKLGTLLVLGIALAIIGGWPSAVAALALSVGIAALARIRLWRLLRSLLMLIVMMAALAGYLAWQHGWEQALAVSGDMLALAVLATVITATTPVDEVLDVVTRAIRPLRRVGVNPDAVALAFSLMLRAIPLSVQIAQETRMAAKARGLQRNPRAILSPMVIRMISQARRTGEALHARGVVD
- a CDS encoding energy-coupling factor ABC transporter ATP-binding protein codes for the protein MPTATAERTILQPVTLDLPERRIALIGENGSGKSTLARLLNGLIEPTSGRVLVDGLDVVRDGVKARRKVGFMFTDPAAQIVMPTVIEDVALSLRRTHRSKTERREAALAVLAEHGLDHLADQTVHGLSGGQRQMLALIGVLATSPDVLVADEPTTLLDLRNARRIGNLLMSLPQQVIIVTHDLDLAARCERGIVVADAQIAYDGPATDAVEWYRASVLEDVC
- a CDS encoding biotin transporter BioY, whose amino-acid sequence is MSAISSQQTPVESSPSRRRFSAGDIALIAGFAALIAVSAILPAITIAGPVPITLQTFAILLTGAVLGPVRGVLAVLLYLAVGLAGLPIFSGGRAGIAVITGPSAGYILAMPLMAALVGYLVSRLTRRSAVPIFIAGVAGTILSHGMGIVGMHLRAGLTWSESFTADLAFWPGDLIKCVLMAIVATAVHRAFPDILARRKRPAAA